The following nucleotide sequence is from Acidobacteriota bacterium.
GGGTGCCACCGGCCAGTCATCCGGTGCCTGGTTCAGCCGCGTGACCGCCTCGACGAGCGTTCGGACGGGCAGGAGCCTCAGGCCGGTGACGACGGCGGCTTCGGGGAGGTTGTCGTGGGGCAGGAGCAGGGCGCGGGCGCCGTGGCGGCGGGCCTCGGCGGCAATGGCCAGCATGCCCCGCGCCGGCTGGATCGTGCCGTCCAGCGACAGTTCGCCCACATGCACGATGCCCGCAAGGCTGGCCGGCTGGACCTTGCCCGTCGCCGCCAGCATGCCAAGGGCGATGGGCAGGTCGAAGGCGGGTCCCGCCTTGCGCACGTCGCCGGGCGCCAGGTTGATGGTGATGCGATGCGCGGGGAACTCGAACCCCGAGTTGCGGATCGCCGCCCGGACGCGGTCGCGGCTCTCGCGCACGCTCGCGTCGGGCAAGCCCACCAACTGGAAGTGCGGGAGTCCGAAGCTGACGTCAATCTCGACGTGGACGCGGCAGGCCTCAATCCCAATGACGGTAGCGCTTTCGACAGTTGCCAGCATGCGCACCGAACTGCAAGCCGACTGCCGCCGGCCCGGCACGCGATTGAGGCGAAGAAACGGTCGGGCCGACGAAAGTGGGTGAGTGGGGGTCGCAGAAAGCGACGTCCCCGGCCCTCGGGGATGGCGCAATTTCTGCCTGCGCCACCTGTTCCGTCAGACCCGCCCCCGCTATATACTCTCCGGCATGCTCGACGCACTTTTCGGCGGCAATAGCGGCAACAAGAAACAGCAGCACGACGAGCTGCAGGCGCTGGTCACTCAGGCGCGTGAGGAACGCGCGGCGCTGAGCGCCATGCTGACGCAAATGGCGGGCGGCACCGCGAAGCTGGCCCAGACCAGCAAGGCGCTCGACCAGGTCGGCCAGAAGGCGGATCTCGCGCTGAAACGGCTCGAGGAGCTCGGCCAGAAGGTCACCGGCTACGACGAGCGCGCGAAAGGCCTCGAGCAGATCGAAACGCGCATTGCCCAGGTCCTCGACCAGGTGGCCGATGCCAATCGGGTGGCCGAGAAGATCACCGCCCCGGACGGCGAACTGCAGAAGCACCGCCTCGCCGTGAACCAGCTGGCATCGCAGGCCCTCGAGAACCAGGCCACCATCGAGACCCTGCGCAAGGAACGCGCGTCGTTCGAAGACCTGCGCGGCCAGCTGAAGGTCTCGACCGCCGAAGTCGTCCGCTCAGTTGAGGGCGTGTCGACGCTCAGGGGCGAGCTCGACGCCGTCCGTTCGGTCGGCGCCCAGCTGACGCAGGAGTTCCAGCGCATTCGCGAGACCTCGCGCGAAGCCAAGGCCGACTCGACCGCCGCCACCGAGTCGGTGAAGGAAATCGAGAAGAAGCTCGGTCCGCTGGTCCAGTTGCAGGAACTCAGCAAGAACACCGAAGAGCGGCTCAACTCGCTCAACGCCCTGGCCGAGCACGTCTCGCAGAAGGCCAAGGCCCTCGAGGCCCAGAAACACGCCGTCGAACGTGCCGTCGTCGAGGCCAACCGCCTGAACGAAATGGTGTGGGCGATGGACGTGCAGATCTCGAAGCTGAACGAGGGCGCCAAGCAGGTGGCGCGCGCGGAAGAAACCGTCGAGCGGATGGAGAAGCTGGCGCAGGAGACCACCGCCCAGTTGTCGGCGGCGACGACGGCCCGCGAGGAATTCTCGCGCGAGTTCGTGCGCCTCGACAAGGAAAGCCGCGGCCTGTCGGAGTATTTGAAGACGACCATCGAACGGCTGTCGGTCGACAAGAAGGAATTCGACGCCTTCGATCACCGCTTGCGCGGCCTGTCGAATGCGGTCGGCGAGGCCGAGACCCGCATGGACGGCGTGCTTGCCAAGGACAAGGCGCTGTCGGCCATGAACCAGCGCGCCGATGAGCTGAGCAAGGATTTCCAGACGCTGATGGCGCAAGCCGAGGAGATGGCCCGCAAGCAGGGCGCGCTCGAAGCACTGGGCGAGCGGCTGGCGCAGGTCGACGAGATCAGCCGCCGCACCATGGCGCAACACGAAAGCCTGAAGCAGTCGCGGCAGGACCTCGACACGCTGCGCGGCGAGATTGCCGAGTTCCACAAGTCCTACGCCGAAGCGTCGGTGCTGCGCGACAAGCTGTCGGCCGATCGCGCGGCGCTCGAGGCATTTGGCGAGCGCGCCACCACGCTGCTCAGCCGCACGCCCGAACTCGAGTCGAAGATGGACGCGGTGCTGAGCAAGATGGCGACCGTGGACGAAGGCACCAAGTCGGCGACGCGGCTGGGCGAACTGGCCGCCGAGCTCGACGCGCAGCTGACGCGCGTCGGCGCGCGGCTGCAGTTCATCGAGAAGCTCGAAGGCCGCATCAACAACCTCCACGTCGTCACCGCCGACGTCGATCGCAAGCTGGCCGAACAGCTGGCCCGGCGCAACGAGGTCGAGAGCCTGAAGAGCCTGTGCGACACGCTCGGCACGCAGGTGGGTGACGCACAACAGAAGCTCGACGGCGTGGCCGCGCTGCAGGCGCGCCTGCTGCCGCTGACGGCGCAGGTGACGACGCTCGGCGAATCGATCGCGCGGTCGCAACAGCTGGTGGCCGCCGTCAAGCAGGAAGAGACGGCGGTCCACGAACAGCAGGCCCGGCTCACGGAACTGGTGGAGCAGAGCAAGACGCTCGCGGCGGAAACCACCGAGCGGCTCAAGCAGGTGCAGACGGTTGGCGACGAACTGGGCCGCGCAGCCGGCATCAAGGAAGAGCTCCTGACCGAACTGGCCAGCGTTCAGGCCCGGCAGCGCGATGCCGTGGCGCAGACCGAAGCGGCCGAGGACCAGCTGAAGCGTGCCGAGACCATGGTGAAGCAGCTCGAACAGCGGCGCACCCAGCTGTCGTTCTCGGAAAAGAAGATCACCACGTTCGAGTTGCGCCTGAGCGACCTCACGCGCGCCACCGAAGGGGTCGAGCAGAAGATCAAGCTGATCGCCGAGAAGGAATCACTGGTCCAGGCGGTCAAGGCCGAAGTGGAGAGCGTCCACAAGATCAGCAGCCGCAGCAAGGCCGACCTGCAGTTTGTGACCGACCATCGCGCCGAGGTCACCGACCTGCGCGGCAAGGTCGAAGACCTGCTGGACCGGGTCAGCGATACCGACACCAAGATTGCCGACATCGAGTCGCGCCGCAAGGTGGTGGAAGAGGTGCAGGCGCGCGCCAATACCATCACCAACCTGCTCGACGACATCAACGTCAACCTGGAGATGCTGGGCGAACAGCGCGCCGTGATCGATCACGTCGGCGAGAAGCTGGCCCGGCTCGACTTCATGGTGCAGGAGGCGCAGAACACGCTGCGGGCGCTGCAGCGCGAGCGCGAAGTAGCCGAGCGCATCGAGCAGGGCATCAAGTCGCTGCGCAAGCACAGCGACTCGAGACTGGCGTAGAGCCCATCACAGGAGTTCAAGAGATAAGGAGAAACTCCTTACCTCTTGCTGTTTATTGATTAGCGGTCTTGGAGGCGGGTGGCTGGACGATGAGCCGGTCGCCGATGTTCAGCCTGGTGCCGCGCATCTTGTTCCAGCGCTGCAGTTGCACGACCGAGGTACCGGTCTTCCGGGAAATGGCCGACAGCGTGTCGCCGGCGCGCACACGGTATATTTTGGCAGCAGCCGGTTCCGGCAGCGCCGCGGTTTCTTCCAGAATCTCTGCCACCGTCGCGGCGGCCGCTTTCTCGAGGTCGGCCGACGAGGCCCTCGCCAAGAGCGCCGATGACGGCATGCGCGGAATGAGCAGCTTGCCGCCGGTCTTGACCCGCGAATTCACCCTCAGGTAGTTGGCTTCGGCCAGGTCGGTGCGGTTGACGCGCAGCTTCTTGGCAATCGTGGCCAGCGTCTCGCCCTTCTTGACGGTGTGCCACTGCAAGGCGTTCAGCTGGCTGGGCGCCGAAGCGGCGAGGCCCTCGCGCACGCGATCGCCCGTGCCCTCTGGCACGCGAATCTGGTACTCGCCCGCCTTGACCGGGGTGGTCCAGCGGCGGTACTCGGGGTTGAGCTTCTGGATGTCGTCCACCGGCACGCTGGCCCACTCGGCGACGCGGCGCAGGTCGAGCGCGGCCGGGGCCTTCACGGTCTCGGTCGCCGGCGCCACCATCGGCTCGATGTCGAAGCCGTACTGGGCCGGGTTCTTGGCGATGATTACCGCGGCCAGGATCATCGGCACGTAATCGCGAGTCTCGCGCGGCAGGTACTGCTTGGTAGCGGTCAGCTGCCAGAAGTCGTTCTTCTGGCTCCGCGTGAGGGCCCGTTTCACCCGGCCGGGACCGCCGTTGTACGAAGCCATGGCCAAGTGCCAATCCTCGAACATGCGATGCAAGGTCTTGAGGTACTTGGCCGCGGCGACGGTTGCCTTTTCGGCGTCGGCGCGCTCGTCGATGTACCAGTCGGCCTTCAGGCCATTCTCGAGGGCGGTGCCGTGCATGAACTGCCAGACGCCGCGGGCCTTGGCGCGCGACAGCGCCGATGGCTTGAAGGCGCTTTCGATGAGCGGGATATAGGCGAGATCGAGCGGCAGGCCTTCGGCCCGGAACGTCGCCTGGATCATGGGCAGGTACTGGGCGCCGCGCGACAGGCCTTCGGTCAGGAACTCGCGCAACCGGCCCTGGAAGAGCTCGACGTAGCGCAGCACCCGGTCGTTGGTCGGGATCGGAATGTCGTGGACCGTCGTTTCGAGGTCCGCCTCAACGGCGGCAGCAGTCGCCAAGGTCGGCTTGGCGGCATCGAAGGTCTCGATGGCGAGCAGCGCATCAATGGACGCCGGCTCCGTTCGGGTTTCGGTGAAACCGTCGCCCTTCTCGAGCGCGATTTGCTCGAGTACGCTGATGCGGTCCACCAGCCGGTCGAAGTGCTCGCGCAGCCGGACATCGGCTCGGGCGCCGTCGGCCGACTCGAGCAGGATGTCCAACGACCGATCGAACTCGGCGCGGGCGCGGACGAGGTGACCGAAGGTCAACTCCTGCTGGCCAGTTGCGAAGTGGCGGTCAGATTGGGCGATGAGCAGATCGACCGGATCCGACGCGGGCGGCGCGACCGGGATTGGCGCCACGGCCGCGGGTGGCTGCGGAATGACCTGGACCGTCTTCGCGCCTGAGCCTGTGATGCAACCGGCGAACACCGATGTGCAACATAGGAACGCGATGGGGAGCGAGTAAGGGCTCGGCATTCAATATTTTGGTGGTAAGTACCCGACCCGAGGCAGGGTAGCACGACGATAACTTGGGGTCAACCTGTTACGGCTCAGCTGTTTACGGCAGGCCAGCCGGCCTGGACGAATACCCGCGCGGCCTCGCCGGCATCCCGGGCCGAGGGCGTGACTATAGTTCGCTCGCCAATCAGGAGCTTTCGTCCCTCGCGAATCGCCAAGCGAACATCCTCCTCGCACACGAATCTCTCTGGCTCGGACCCCTGTGCCAAGGGTGCATCGGGTGCCTTAGGTGCCTCAGGTGCCCTGGCGGGTGCTAACCCGCGGGTCGCGAGGAACCTGTCGATCCGATTGGTGAGGGCATCGGCAGAGATCGAATCCGGTTGTGGCTTGGTGGGTGCCTTGGGAAGAGCTGGAGCACCCGGCAACTGCACCCTAGGCACCTCAGGCACGTTAGGCACCTTAGGCACTGAGGGCGAAGCCGAGGCAGGTCGCAACTCGTACGCGACCCTTTTGATGTTGAGGAGGTGCTTCGGAGAAATGTTGTCCGAGGTGATATTGCCGCCAAAGCCGCCACAGCCGAGCGTCATGGCCGGGTCCAAACCGGTCGTGAGTCCAATCGACCCGTGCGTGGTCGGCGTATTCACGCAAATGCGGTAGGCCGGCTTGTGCAGGCCGAATTCCAGGATCACCGCATCGTTCTGCGAGTGAATCGACATGGTGTGGCCCATCCCGCCGTACTTCAGAATCTGTTTGCACCGCTCGCAGCCTTCGCGCCAGTCCTTGACCACGTAGTACGACAACACCGGGCACAGTTTCTCGATCGACAGCGGGAAGTCGCGGCCGACGCCCGTCAGTTCCGCGATCAAGGCCCTGGTGCCGGCCGGCACGGCAATACCGCACTGCTGGGCAATATGGACCGCCGATTTGCCAACAAACGCCGGGTTGGGGAGCCGTTGCGGCGTCACCAGCTGCTTCGCCAGCGTGTCGGCCTCCGCGGGCGACAGGACGTAACCACCCTGGTCCTTGAACTGGCGCCTGGCTTCGGCCTCGACCGCCTCATCCACCACGACGGAGTTGGGAGACGAGCACAGCACACCGTTGTCGAACGACTTGCCGGTCAGGATGTCGTTGGCGGCCTTGCGGACGTCGGCGCTCGACTCGATGTAGCACGGCGCGTTGCCAGGACCCACGCCGTACGCCGGCTTGCCCGCGCTGTAGGCAGCGCGAACCAGGCCCATGCCGCCGGTGGCGAGAATGACCGACACCTCACGGGCCTTCATCAGTTCCTGGGTGCCCTCGAGCGTCACGGTGGTCATCCAGCCAATGGCCCCCTCGGGCAGCCCGGCTTTGCGGCCGGCCTCGTACATGATGTCGGCGGTCCGCGTGATGCACCGGGCGGCTGACGGGTGCGGCGTCATCACCACCGCGCAGCGCGCCTTGATGGCAATCAGGATCTTGTAGATCGCGGTCGAGGTGGGATTGGTCGACGGAATGACCGCGGCGACGACGCCGAACGGCTCGGCAATCTCGATGATCTTGCGGTCGTCGAAGCGGTTGATCACGCCGACCGTCTTCATGGGCTGGATGAACTCGTACACCCGCTGCGACGCGAACAGGTTCTTCTGGATCTTGTCGGCGATCACGCCAAACGTCGTCTCTTCGACGGCGAGCCGCGCCAGTGCTTCGGCATGGGGCCTGACGGCCAGCGCCATGGCCTCGACAATGCGATCGATCTGCTGCTGGGAACACTCGGCCAGCGTCGCCTGCGCCACTTTGGCGCGGCGGGCAAGCGCCCGGGCCTCGGCGATCGAGGCCAGGTCCTTGTCGGTTTGGGGTGATGAAGCGGCGGCGGCCAAAGCCTTAAGCCTTTGGCAGGATTCTTTCGACCTCGGCGTGGGGCCGGGGAATGACGTGGACCGACACCAGTTCGCCGACCCGGCGCGCGGCCGCGGCGCCCGCGTCGGTCGAGGCCTTCACGGCGCCGACATCGCCCCGGACCAGCACCGTCACGTAGCCGGCCCCGATGTATTCCGTGCCAATCAAGGCCACATTGGCCGCCTTGACCATGGCATCGGCAGCCTCCACCGAGCCGATAAAGCCCTTCGTCTCGACCATGCCCAGCGCGTCTCGTGGAGTGTCCATCGGAATGGACTGCATGATATTCTCCTTTGGAACCCTATGCAACGGAGAGACATGGTTAGTCGATTGCGGACAGCTGCTGTACTGATGGCCCTGACCGTCACCTTGGCGGCGTGCGGCCCGGCCGAAGACACGACCCCCCCGGTCGGCACCCTCGAGGTGTCGTTATCGCGCGCGAAAGTCGCGCTCGGTAGCCCGGTCGAGGTGACCTACAAGTTCACCGCGGCAGCCGACGCCCCCAACCTGGGCGCCCGGCGCGTATTCGTTCACTTCCTCGATGCCGACGAGGAGTTGATGTGGACTGACGACCACGAACCGCCGACCCCCAGCACCGAGTGGAAGCCGGGGCAGAGCGTCGAGTACAAGCGGACGATGTTCGTGCCCAGTTACCCCTACGTCGGGGCTGCCAAGGTCGTTGCCGGCATCTACAGCCCCGGCAGCAATGACCGGCTCAAGCTGTCGAACGTGGACCGCGGCGACCGATCCTACAAGGTCGTCGATTTCGAGCTGTTGCCGCAGACCGAGAACATCTTTGTCATCTTCAAGGACGGCTGGCACCCGGCCGAGGTGGTCTCTGAAGGCGCCGGCCGCACCGAGTGGCAGTGGACCAAAAAAGAGGCGACCATCTCCTTCCGCAATCCCAAGCGCGACGTCGTGCTCTATCTTCAGGTGGACAATCCGGCCACCGGCCCTAACGGCGCGCAGCAGCTGACCATCACGGTCGGCGACCAGGTGGTCACGACCGTGCCACTGAGCGCCAGCGAAGCGCCGGTGCGCACCTACAGCGTGACCGCGGCCCAACTGGGCCAGGGCGACATGGTTGAGATGAAATTGCTGGCCGACAAGACCTTCGTGCCGGCCCTGGACCCCGCCATGAAGAGCGGCGACCCCCGCGAACTGGGCGTCCGCGTGTTCCACGCGTTCATTCAATAGGACATGTTCAGGATCGCCGCGCTGGCCGCATCACTACTGTTGTTCGCGCCCGCCGCGAGCGCGGAGATCCTTGTGTTCAAGAGCGGGCAAAGCATGTCGGTTCGCTCCTATCGTGTTAGTGGCGACCTGGCCACCGCCGTGCTGCGCGCCGGCGGGGAAGTGACGTTCCCGGCGGCGATGATCACCCGGGTCGATCCGGACGAAGTGCCGTACCCGGTGCCGGTGGACGCGTTGCCGGTCGAGGACGCGCCGGCCGTGCCAGCGGCCGCGGCACCGGTTGGCGTGCCCGACGCCGTGCTGGCGGCCCGCCCGTTCGCCGACCTCATCTCCGCGGTCGCGGCCACCCACCAGGTTGACGCGCGTCTCATTCACGCCGTGATCGAGCAGGAATCGAACTACCAGACCCGTGCCCGGTCGAAGAAGGGCGCGCGCGGCCTCATGCAGCTGATGCCGGCTACGGCCCGTCAGTACGGCGTTCACAACTCGTACGACCCCAAGGCGAACATCGAGGCCGGCGTCCGCCACCTCAAGGACCTGCTGAGCCGACTTGAACTGCCCACCGCCCTGGCGGCCTACAACGCCGGCGAGGGCACCATCCGGCGCTACGGCGGCCTGCCGCCCTTCCCCGAAACCCAGAACTACGTCCGCCGCATCCTGCAGCGGGCCGGCCACAGATTAGGCACAGATTAAACACCGAACGGATCAAGACCTCGGGGGTCGCCCCGGCGAGGTCGCTCGACTATTCGGGTCGAACGGTCGTCTAAACGGGTGGGAATACAGGTCCCATTTCCGTATAATCCCCTGTGGGTCAATCTGTTAGGGATGGAATTCCGCTGCCGGCTCGGCACCACATCGGGTGAGATTATCGAGGGCGTGTACGTGGCCCAGAGCGAAGCTGCCCTCAGGCGCGAGCTCGAGGACAAGGGGCTGCACGTTCTGGCACTGCGGCCCCGGCTCGGCTTTGGCAGCTTCACGCTGTCGCGCAGCCGCAAGATCACCCGCCACGAGTTCCTGGTCTTTAACCAGGAGCTGGCCACGCTGTTGAAGGCCGGCATGCCGCTGGTGCAGTCGCTCGACATCCTGCGGACCCGCCTCACGAACCCGCTGTTCAAGTCGGTGCTGGACGATGTGCACGAGAAGGTGCGCGGCGGCACCGCGTTGTCGGATGCCTTCGCCGCGCACGGCGAATTGTTCCCAAACGTTTACACCGCCTCGCTGATGGCAGGGGAGCGGGCCGGCAATCTCGATGCGGTGCTGCGCCGCTACGTGGCCTACTCGAAGACGGTTGACACAGTCCGCTCGAAAACGATTTCAGCCATGATCTACCCGGCGATCCTGATCGGGCTCGCGGTCGTGCTGGTCTCGATCATCATCGTGAAGGTCGTGCCCACCTTCTCGGAGTTCTACCTGAGCTTCGGTGCCGAACTCCCCTTATCCACGCGCATCATCGTCGGCGTGTCCGACGTGATCCGCGGGCAGATGTGGCTCATCCTGATCGCGCTCGGGGTCGGCACCGCGGCGTTCTGGAGTTGGGTGCGGCAGCCGGGACACGGCTCCAAGTTCGATGCCTTGCTGCTGAAGCTGCCGTTCATCGGGCCGAGTTTCCACAAGTTCGCGACCACGCAGATGGCGCGGACGCTGGCCACCTTGCTGGGGGGCGGCATCCCGCTGGTGAACGCGCTCGAGATCGCGTCGCGCTCGACCGGCAACCGCCACCTGGGCGAGGAGCTGGCGATCGTCGCGACCAAGGTCCGCGAGGGGCAGAGCTTCTCGGCCACGATGTTCGAGCGCAAGACCGTGCCCGACGTGGCCATCAAGATGATCGAGGTCGGTGAGTCCACCGGCGCGTTGACCGAGATGCTCAACAGCCTGTCGGACTTTTACGACGAAGAAATCGAAACCGACGTGGCGCGCTTTGTGACGGTGATCGAACCGGCCATGCTCGTGTTCATGGGCGTGGTGATCGCCGGCATCGTGCTGGCGCTCTACATGCCGCTGTTCCAACTCACCTCGGTGATCGGCGGCAGCTAATGACGAAGGGACGCGGCAGGTGGACGTAACCCCGGACGAGACGCTCGACCCGGAGGCCCTGATCGAGGAGCCGGCGGCGCCGGAAGTGTCGGCGGCCGAACGCAGCGCCGAAGAGGCCGCGGCGCGCCGGCTGGCCGAGCGCTACCGGCTCGACTTCCTCAACATGCACGACTTCCGGATCGACCAGGAACTGTTCCGGTCGATTCCGGCCGACCTGATGTTGCGCTACGGTTTCGTGCCGTATCGGCGCGACGGCAAGTCGCTGGTGATCGTCGTCTCGGACCCGACCGACCTGCCGATGATCGACGAGCTCAGCGTGATCCTGGGCACGCCGGTGCGGGTGATGGTGGGCGCGCGTTCGGCGATCGAGGGCATGCTGAAGAAGAGCGAAAGCTCGCAGCGCGTCCTGGACGAGGCCACCGAAGAGTTCCAGATCCAGGTCCTCAAAGACGATGACCTCGGCGACGAGAACCTGACCGTCGAACGGTTGACGAGCGACAGCAGCCCCATCATCCGGCTGGTCGACTCGACGATTTACACCGCCATCCAGCGCCGCGCCAGCGACATTCACATCGAGACGCAGGACGATGCGGTCTACGTGAAGTACCGCATCGATGGCGTGCTGCAGTCGGCCATGCGGCCGATCGCCAAGCGCTTCCACAGCTCGATCCTGTCGCGCATCAAGGTGATGGCCGAGCTCGACATCGCCGAGAAGCGGGTGCCGCAGGACGGCCGCTTCCGGCTGCGCGTGCCCGGCAAGACCATCGACTTCCGCGTCTCGGTGATGCCGAGCGTGCACGGCGAGGACGCCGTGATCCGCATTCTCGACAAGCAGTCGATGAGCGAGCAGTTCACCGAACTGCGCCTCGACATCCTGGGCTTTCCGGAAGAGGAGCTGCGGCGGTTCCGCAAGTACATCCGCGAGCCGTATGGCATGGTGCTGGTGACGGGCCCGACCGGCAGCGGCAAGACCACGACGCTCTACGCGGCCCTCGCCGAGATTCGCACGATCGAAGACAAGATCATCACGATTGAGGACCCGGTCGAGTACCAGTTGAAGGGCATCACCCAGATTCCGATCAACGAGAAGAAGGGCCTGACGTTTGCGCGCGGCCTGCGCTCGATCCTGCGTCACGACCCCGACAAGGTGATGGTCGGCGAAATTCGCGATCCCGAGACCGCGCAGATCGCGATCCAGTCGGCGCTGACCGGCCACCTGGTGTTCACGACGGTCCACGCCAACAACGTGTTCGACGTGCTGGGGCGCTTCCTCAACATGGGCGTGGAACCCTACCAGTTCATCTCGGCGCTCAACTGCGTGATGGCGCAGCGGCTGGTGCGCAAGATTTGCGAGGCGTGCAAGCATCCGGTGACGATCGCTCCGGAACTGCTGGCCGAGTCGGCGATCGACGCCGGCGTCGCGGCGAAGCACACGTTCTACGAGGGCGCCGGCTGCATCGAGTGCAGCGGCACCGGCTTCAAGGGCCGCATGGCTATTTGCGAACTGCTGGACCTGACCGATCACATTCGCGAGATCATTCTCGACAAGCGCCCGATCTCGGAAGTGAAGCGCGCCGCCAAGGAGCAGGGCATGCGGCTGCTGCGCGAGTCGGCCGTCGAGCGCGTGCTCAACGGCGAGACCACCCTTCGCGAGATCAACAAGGTGACGTTCGTCGAATGAGCTTCCGGTCCCTCTTCCAGTCCCCGCCGCCCGACGTGGCCATCGCGATCGATCACGCGCACGTGGCGGCGGCGCGCCTGGCGTGGCGCGGCGACCAGGCCGTGGTCGCGGCGCACGCCCACGAGGCGCTACCCGCCGGCGCGGTGGTGCCGTCGCTCTCCGCGCTCAACATGGCGGACGTGCCGGCCGTCGCGAAGGCCGTTGGCCGCGTGCTGGCCGCGTTGGGCCACCCGCCCGGCCGCGTCGCGTTGGTCGTGCCCGACACGGTGGCGAAGGTCTCGCTGCTCCGGCTGGAGAAAGTGCCCCCCAAGGCCGCCGACCTGCAGGAGATCGTCCGGTGGCAGGTGCGCAAGACCGCGCCGTTCCCGATCGAGCAGGCCGTGATCAGCGTGTCGCCCGGACTGGCCGCGGCTGACGGCAGCCACGAGATGGTGGTGTCGCTGGCCCGGGCCGACGTGATCCAGCAGTATGAGCAGGCCTGCCTGATGGCCGGCGCCGAGGCCGGCCTGGTCGATCTCGCGTCGTTCAGCGTGCTCAATGGCATCCTGGCCGTGGCGGGCGGCCCCGCGGGAGATTGGCTGCTCGTTCACATCACCGACACCTACCTGACGCTCGCGGTCATGCGAGACCAGGCGCTGTTGTTCTTCCGCCACCGCGGCGAAGAGGCCGAGGGGACGCTGGCGGACCTGATTCACCAGACCGCGATGTATTACGAGGACCGCCTGCATGGCGCCGGCTTCGCGCGCGTGCTGATCGCCGGCGGCGGCCGGCTGCCGGGTGGCGCCGAAAGCGTGCGGCGGGGTCTCGAAGAACGGCTGCGCATCGGCGTCGAATCCGTGGACCCGCGCCAGGCGGCCGCGCTGCCCGATCGCATTGGCGCCTCGCAGGAGGTGCTCGACGTGCTGGCGCCGCTCGTCGGCGTGCTGCTGAGGGAAGGACGGGTGGCCTAGCGATGCTGCGCACCAACCTGTCGACGCGGCCCTTCTACAACACCCGTGCCGTGCGGATCGTCCTGGCGGCGGTCGGCGTGATCGTGGCCGGGCTCACGGTGTTTAACACGGTGGAACTGTGGCGCTTGCAGCGGGCCAATCGCGACCTCGGCCGGACCGTCGTCGAGAACGAGAGCGCGGCGCGCGACTTGCGGGAGAAGGCGCGGG
It contains:
- the pilM gene encoding pilus assembly protein PilM: MSFRSLFQSPPPDVAIAIDHAHVAAARLAWRGDQAVVAAHAHEALPAGAVVPSLSALNMADVPAVAKAVGRVLAALGHPPGRVALVVPDTVAKVSLLRLEKVPPKAADLQEIVRWQVRKTAPFPIEQAVISVSPGLAAADGSHEMVVSLARADVIQQYEQACLMAGAEAGLVDLASFSVLNGILAVAGGPAGDWLLVHITDTYLTLAVMRDQALLFFRHRGEEAEGTLADLIHQTAMYYEDRLHGAGFARVLIAGGGRLPGGAESVRRGLEERLRIGVESVDPRQAAALPDRIGASQEVLDVLAPLVGVLLREGRVA